TGATAATCTCAATTTGTGCTATATTAGATACTACGACTTCAATGTTAGCATAGTTTTCAACAACTTCTCCGGCTGTGGAATCGGTGGCATTGCGATTTTCATAGATGCTTGGGTGGTTGGAGCTCGAGGAGCCACCACTCAAACTTGTAAAATAGTTCTTCAAATCTACACAATAAGACAATAAATCAATAAGTACATGTTACACTAAGCTAATTACTAAATCACTGAAATTTTCAATCAAACAATAAcaaattttataattattttagtCTTCTTGCCGATTCCTTTGTTGTTGTTCCTGGTGAGGTTCATGCTGGTGGCACAGTGAAAgagcctagaggggggggggggtgaataggctttttctgaaaattaaaacaaaaaaaacagcggattaaactgccggatattccggtgaagtccggatactccggtatggtccggagtatccggtctagtccggagtatccggcctgacagggattttcagaataaatttgaactaaagacCACAGCTAGAATATAAgagttgcactaggtcaagtagatattacaaagctagaataacacttaaaactagcaaggttgacactatagcaatttaaatgacaaattaccaaatgcacacgataaagtaagtttcgcaaataagaacacaagaatatatctcggagttcggccacctcacaaagaagtacctacgtctccgttgaggagctcacaaagagccgggtcttctccaatcctatcctcttctagcgaccacaaagatcaagctagaaattcttactcaatatgaagttgcttacaaacttcccgagacACACCACAAGTTTCGGgcgctcttcgggcgactccttttcTTCTAGAAGCCCAAAACTTCAAGGGAGATGTTCACAGTAGAAGCttgatgaagaaatcaatgcccaagtggcttgaaccctctccaaacacacactctcaatttgtgcaaattttgcTCTAGAAATgattggaggggctttgaatgctcttaaagtgctcaagaggtctcaagaaaaccagccacagcaagctctgaatgctatggagagagggggcatttatagccctctctcacagactagccgttactgtttttgtcagagcttaccggagtatccggtgtacaccggagtctccggtcctaattctaaaaacggcgtcagaacggtcacgaacgtgtcagaactagccgttatagctctgtttaattaccggagtctccggtgaacaccggagtctccggtcctgacagattttccaaaacagactaagtccggagactagccggatcctccggcatctccaggtaccggagtatccggtgaataccggagactccggtctttatttctttttatcaaaaagattaaatgctaaccgagagcctctgccggagtctacctcggagactctgactgcacactaaacattttaccggagtatccggtgaacaccggagactccggtctttttcttaaaaagattaaaccgtaaccgagactctctgccggaggctctctcggagactccggctgaacgctgagtaccggagtatctggtgaacaccggagactccggactctgaagtttttcagaaagagtttcgtgtccgtgagtgaatgtgtctctcaactgggtggttctaaagaatctcttgagcattgagacacatTCAAGCAATTAAATCCATCCATCTatgaaaaaatctatcctagactcaatttcaaaagtaaaatgaaTGTAAGCCCTATCTTGTgcccttcgttgattcttcaattgtttcggcgggcgtcaaacgttatttaccttcacaactaatgcttatacctgttcaatactcgcaaagcatgttagttctttaatcgttttgtcatcaataagccaaaattcacttagggggcctagatgcactttcacacaGCGGCCTCAGCTAATACCAACTCCCGCCAGAATCGCTGTTATAGCTGAAGTAGTAGGGAGGCTACGGCCATGACCGTGCCCGGCAGCGCCAGCAGGCGGGGCACCTctggcctcctcttcctccatcaAGACATCAAGGCTCCAGCGTTGCTGCGTTGGTGACATGGGGAAGCCACACTCCTTTGAGTCTCCAATTTGGGGGCTTCGGGTCACTGGCTGTCTGGTTGCTGAGGCACGTCGCGCCGTTGCCGCAAGTGCAGACACGCCGCAGCAAGACCAGGACTCTTGAGTTCAGATGGTGGGATTGAGATGGGGATCAATGGGGTCTGAGAGCTGCCGAGCTGGGACCGTGCACCTCTGGGCTACCCCTTCCAAGCTTCCAGCAGGCATCACGGATTCATGGCCCAGTGGCCCACGGCCCACCAAGCTACCCTTCGTTTCTTTTCTCCCCAGCAGACATCAACAGAGGCACAGAGCAATAGTCAACAACGGTTGACGAGCTCGTGGGAAAAAACAGCTTCGTTTCTTCTCCACCACCGGCCGGCTGGACGCAGCCACACAGCCACGCAGGGCAGGAGCGTAAGGCTCGACGGAGGGGGGGTACAGCTGTCCGCCGATAACTGGGGCGGCCACCCCACCTCACTTATAGGGAGGGTCTGCCCCTGCAACCATCTATTTGATGGTAAAATTGCTGCCTGCCTCTTCCTCTATGCCAGGTCTCCTGCTAGTATTATGGCGATGAGTTTTCTTTCAGCAATAACTATAAAATCCTATGCGGGAAGTAGGTCATACCGACAGCAATTTAAATGATTTGAAGGGTCGCACTTAAATTCTAACACAACCTATTCCAAAAATGTAAATGCCAATACAAGACGTAAAAGTGAAACAGTGGTTTCCGGGTTTGGACTGGTAAAAGTTATTTAGTGTGAAGATGAATTGGCCACTTCATTGCCCGCATCTCGGTCTGGAAAGATAGCAAGGAAACGTTTTCAGTTGAACCATGATTAAGTAGTCTCTTGCAACTATGCGACAAGCTAATTGGTGAACCGAAAGATAGTTGTGTTTACACTTAAATACTATTCTGGATGTATATTATTTTGGTGTAACGATAAGAGTCaataaaactttttttattaaaaaaacgcTTGAGCCTTCAAACATATCGAACAGATAAGCAGATTTGGCTGGTGATGATGCTTAATACTTTGCCAATTTGCAGGGACACTGGAGATGACGATGTCGCTATACAGATACTGTACTGCGGGATATGTCACTCTGACCTGCACACCATCAAGAATGAGTGGAGGAACGCCATCTACCCAGTTATTGCCGGGTACTTCATCAATTATTGTTATTGTCCCATCACTACATACTTGCATCGAACCAGTCCGAATTAACGAACTGTTAATGGTATCCTCTCTGAATCTGATAATACTACGCCTAACATGCGGCCATCTCAAATTCTCTATGATCTCACCTTCAACACAGAGGCAACTCTGCCTCGCtgctctgaagtctgaacacaCAGATAATGCTTGTGGATGGATGCAGACACGAGATCGCCGGACTGGTCACCGAGGTTGGCAAGAACGTGCAGAAGTTCAGCGTTGGCGACAAGGTTGGCGTCGGGTGCATGGTCAACACTTGCCAGTCCTGCGAGAGCTGCAATGAAGGGTTGGAGAACTACTGCTCCAAGATCATCTTCACGTACAACTCCCGTGACAGGGATGGCACCGTCACCTGCGGTGGCTACTCCGACATGGTCGTCGTGAATGAGAACTTCGTCATCCGGTTCCCTGACAGCATGCCCCTCGACAAAGGCGCACCTCTGCTCTGCGCTGGGATAACCGTGTACACTCCCATGAAGTACCACGGGCTGAACGAGCCGGGGAAGCATATAGGCGTGCTCGGCCTTGGTGGGCTTGGGCATGTCGCTGTGAAGTTCGCAAAGGCGTTCGGGATGAGAGTGACCGTGATCAGCACATCGCCGGACAAGAAGGAGGAGGCTATGGAGAGGCTTGGCGCGGATGCCTTTGTTGTCAGCAGCGATGCTAATCAGATGAAGGTAAGAAATGTTTGGTTGGGTTCATGGGGCCTCAAGCAGTTCAATTAATAGATAAATTGAATGAATAAGTCGCAGATTTAAAACTCCTGCACTAGTGCTAGCTTAGTTAATAAGGGGCCACCTTGCATTGCATTAGTTAATAATCGAATTGTTTCTTGTTTGTTGCTTACTCAAACTTCATTCAACTCACATGGCGGGACCTGCCTGCCTATCTATCAATCTATTGTAGTTAGGGTACTAGCATCCTTGGTGAAATTCTGTTGCCTGATTACCAAACATCCAAAGTTCTATGGACTCAACTTCTGATCAGGTTATTGTAGATCATATTATCTTATTTGCCTCGGTATTTACTCCTGTACTTGGATCTATGTTTTACAGTCTGCTATGGGCACCATGCATGGCATTATAAACACGGCCTCTGCAAGCGTGTCCATGTACCCTTACTTGGGGCTCCTCAAGCCCCAGGGCAAGATGATCTTGCTTGGCCTGCCTGAGAAGCCTCTGCAGATCTCTGCCTTCGCTTTGGTTGGCGGTAAGTCAGTCTCTGAATTCTGATAAACCGTGTATACAGGGACCATTTCAATAGTTGCACGCGGCACAGCATTTCGCTGTGTTCGATTTCTCAGAAAAATTGCAAcgcatatatatatttatatatatatattgtgcaaTGCTACTCTGATGATCTTCCATGGTGATGACTGATGAGAATTGTTGCGACAATCTGTGCACACAGGCGGCAAAACTCTGGCCGGAAGCTGCATGGGGAGCATCAGGGACACGCAGGAGATGATCGACTTCGCCGCTGAGCACGGGTTGACGGCCGACATCGAGCTGGTCGGCGCTGAGGACGTGAACTGGGCCATGGAGCGCCTCGCCAAAGGCGAGGTCAGGTACCGCTTCGTCATCGACGTCGGTAACACCCTCGTAGCGGCATGACTAGCGAGCTCACCGGTCTCAGCTCTGTAGTATCTATACAATCTAGCTACGACACCTGATTCCTACTTGAATCAATAAATGTACTGAGAGTGGTATATTGCCTAAACATACTGTGTTGTGCGCTATATATTGTGTGATATGGGAAGGAATTATATCTGGACTATGAAGCCATGCATTATGCAATTGTACTGTTTGTCTTAATACATCATATACCCATACTATATGCTGACGCTCTTAAGCAGCCGAACAGAATCTGACACGCAGAGAGAAGTGCCATTTGCATCCTTCCATTCTCTCTCTTGCTCCCAAGATGATCCAACCATTTAAAAACTttatattattgtacttgtgcaCACAGAGAAACGGATGGACATGCTCATGGTTTGATGAAAGCTTTAGTATACAAATACATTTCAGCTAGGGGATAGTGTTCAAGCTACATCATACGCCATCACATCACCTGGGCATGCCAAGGGATCTGGGGAGGGCAAGCGACCGGACCTCCGGCGCCGAGCTCGGGAACATCACGTTGAGCCTGTGCATGAGGACGTCGGCCTTGGAAGGTATCTCGTTCAGCAGGAACTGCTGGACGATCGGCTTCTTGAACCACTCCAGCACGGAGTCGCCCGGCGCCCGCAGGACGACCTTGCTCACCTCGAACGGGGATTCCAGCGATGCCAGCACCTGCGCCACCACCATCTTGAGCGTTGGGCCCGTCACCAGCTTGATGCGCCGCGGTACCACCCCGTAGTAGAGCATCCGCTTCCTGAACCGGTGCAGCGTGTGCACCGTCGCCACGAGCGCCGCACCCACAGACAGGTTCCGGACGTCCAGGGACCAGGCGATGTGCTGGTCGAAGACGATCGCCTTGGCGAACAGCTTGTTCTCATAGGCAACCTTCCACACGCAGCGGGCACGGTTCATCTGCCCCATGAGCACCAGGTAGTTAAGGAGGACGTTCACGAAGTACCTGGCCGCGCTCTCCTCGTTGTCGTAGTCGATGCCCTGGAAAAACTCGCGCACGAACGAGAGCACTGGCTTCTTGCGCTGCTCTGGCCCGGTGAATAGCCCGCACATGAAGTCATGCGCCTTGTGCTTGCTGGCGCTCAGGATGTCCATGATCGCTCGCTCGCTGCCCTCGTCCTGGCACCGCACCAAATGTGCAAGGATGGATGTGTAGAGAATCAAGTCCACCTTTGCTGCCCCAGCGACATATGTCTTGAGCAGTGGCCGCGCCGAGTCATACAGCCCTGTCTTCATACAAGACTCGAATAGCTGCCTTATGATGAAGTTGTTGGTCCTTATGCCGGCCGAGCCCATGAACCGTAGCCACCGGAGTGCGAGGTCAGTCGATCCATCCTTGATGTAGATCATCAGCAGGTCACTCGCAGTCACCTCAATCGGGAACCCTGACGCCTTCATCTCCAGCAGCACCTTCGCAGCCAAATCCAGCAGCCTCTTATTCGCCAGCATAGTCAGCAAGGCTGAAAACATGCTTAGCCCCGGCCTTGTCCCTGCATTCGCCATGGAGTGATACAACCGCATCGCTGCATCCACCTGCCCTGCCGAAGCATGCATTTCCACCAGACATGCATATGTGGCCGGTGTGGGGAAGAAACCAGCCTTCTCCATGTCACCGAACAACCTGGTGGCGACATCCAGCCTCCCAGACCGCGCATTAGCCTCAACCACCATGGTGTACAACCCGAAGCTCGGCCGGAGCCCTCCCCGCCTCATCTCCTCCCAAAGCTCCATCCCAGCATCAAGCTTCCCT
This genomic window from Phragmites australis chromosome 7, lpPhrAust1.1, whole genome shotgun sequence contains:
- the LOC133924957 gene encoding pentatricopeptide repeat-containing protein At1g79490, mitochondrial-like, which translates into the protein MLLRVGLARSTRIRGGAASLPLARRRRGLSSEPPPPEWTDTVEYLDESGTLLSSAPGARPAVPGADPTILSGASAHPLPRPTAAARLAALALRHRSGAPLSAALSALPSAPDPALLLLAAASLPASDPTPLISLVAWARLQPWFVPSDDLSSLLAARLPPATHSSDLLALFDDTLALPDPAAFPKTLNAVVSALATHGLLEPGFYCFKRLRDAGFRGLETPAYNALLSLLLTRGLAFKAFEVLDEMAASGCALDEGTYELAVPALARSGRIDAARKMFDEMKQREGVGRAPAGVYSVMVDVLAKAGRLDTAMGMYREMVAVGHRVSTSVSTAMVEGLVRSGKLDAGMELWEEMRRGGLRPSFGLYTMVVEANARSGRLDVATRLFGDMEKAGFFPTPATYACLVEMHASAGQVDAAMRLYHSMANAGTRPGLSMFSALLTMLANKRLLDLAAKVLLEMKASGFPIEVTASDLLMIYIKDGSTDLALRWLRFMGSAGIRTNNFIIRQLFESCMKTGLYDSARPLLKTYVAGAAKVDLILYTSILAHLVRCQDEGSERAIMDILSASKHKAHDFMCGLFTGPEQRKKPVLSFVREFFQGIDYDNEESAARYFVNVLLNYLVLMGQMNRARCVWKVAYENKLFAKAIVFDQHIAWSLDVRNLSVGAALVATVHTLHRFRKRMLYYGVVPRRIKLVTGPTLKMVVAQVLASLESPFEVSKVVLRAPGDSVLEWFKKPIVQQFLLNEIPSKADVLMHRLNVMFPSSAPEVRSLALPRSLGMPR
- the LOC133924958 gene encoding cinnamyl alcohol dehydrogenase 7-like, with protein sequence MAPAESEQHPRKALALAAHDASGRVTPIRISRRDTGDDDVAIQILYCGICHSDLHTIKNEWRNAIYPVIAGHEIAGLVTEVGKNVQKFSVGDKVGVGCMVNTCQSCESCNEGLENYCSKIIFTYNSRDRDGTVTCGGYSDMVVVNENFVIRFPDSMPLDKGAPLLCAGITVYTPMKYHGLNEPGKHIGVLGLGGLGHVAVKFAKAFGMRVTVISTSPDKKEEAMERLGADAFVVSSDANQMKSAMGTMHGIINTASASVSMYPYLGLLKPQGKMILLGLPEKPLQISAFALVGGGKTLAGSCMGSIRDTQEMIDFAAEHGLTADIELVGAEDVNWAMERLAKGEVRYRFVIDVGNTLVAA